The Tepidibacter aestuarii genome contains a region encoding:
- a CDS encoding FMN-binding protein, giving the protein MRKRWTIRELYLGFLAISLFIFGGYTLFFSHEAEDYSSKIYKINPNIIKTEQINQSPLTFKTYTKDDPNQFYFITFTESVGYQSTIEVMSIISKEGNIKQVEVTKEGETPAFFDKIESSKFNEKFVGLSIFEPIYIDNATGYAGSSDGIDTNNKVDAVSGSTISSAAIAKAVNDGTTIVASKYFDENVVNPFYKMAFGLNELALLLVYIIAALSVYIKSINRYRKWILLYTAIVIGFKFNKFVTFGMLHSFLNGNCPAINNVSWYLLIIGTTGLILVTGKNLYCLWICPFGATQEVILKFGGLKQIKLNPKLVKLFRLIPPTLAYLALMIVFYTNETQTLAYDPFGAIFNLTALPIMWMSLPILIFISLFQYRFYCTYFCPVGLILNLIAKLRNKGVKLWKKEKVEA; this is encoded by the coding sequence ATGAGAAAAAGATGGACTATTAGGGAGTTGTACTTAGGATTTTTAGCTATTTCATTATTTATATTTGGTGGTTATACCTTATTTTTTAGCCATGAAGCTGAGGACTATTCATCTAAAATATATAAAATAAATCCCAATATTATTAAAACAGAACAAATAAATCAATCACCATTGACTTTTAAAACATACACAAAAGATGATCCTAATCAATTTTATTTTATAACTTTTACAGAATCGGTCGGATATCAGTCGACTATAGAAGTTATGAGCATAATTAGTAAAGAAGGAAATATAAAACAAGTAGAGGTTACAAAGGAAGGAGAAACGCCCGCTTTTTTTGATAAAATTGAATCAAGTAAATTTAATGAAAAATTTGTAGGGTTATCAATTTTTGAACCTATTTATATTGATAATGCTACAGGTTATGCGGGAAGTAGTGATGGAATAGATACAAACAATAAAGTTGATGCTGTTAGTGGTTCGACGATTTCATCTGCTGCTATAGCCAAAGCTGTTAATGATGGGACAACTATTGTGGCAAGTAAATATTTCGATGAGAATGTTGTTAATCCATTTTATAAAATGGCATTTGGATTAAATGAATTAGCTCTTTTATTAGTTTATATAATTGCTGCTTTAAGTGTTTATATCAAGTCAATTAATAGATATCGTAAATGGATTTTATTGTATACAGCTATAGTAATTGGTTTTAAATTTAATAAGTTTGTAACGTTTGGTATGTTACACTCATTCTTAAATGGAAATTGCCCAGCAATAAACAATGTCTCATGGTATTTATTGATAATAGGTACAACTGGGCTTATCTTAGTTACAGGTAAAAATTTATATTGCTTGTGGATTTGTCCATTTGGAGCGACACAAGAAGTTATATTAAAATTTGGTGGACTAAAGCAGATTAAGTTAAATCCTAAGCTTGTAAAATTATTTAGATTAATACCACCGACATTAGCTTATTTAGCCTTGATGATTGTATTTTACACTAATGAAACTCAAACACTAGCATATGATCCATTTGGAGCCATATTTAATTTGACGGCATTACCAATTATGTGGATGAGCTTACCAATACTTATTTTTATAAGTTTATTCCAATATCGTTTTTATTGTACTTATTTCTGTCCTGTAGGATTAATACTTAATTTAATAGCAAAATTAAGAAACAAAGGAGTTAAGTTATGGAAAAAAGAGAAAGTAGAAGCATAG